The Juglans regia cultivar Chandler chromosome 2, Walnut 2.0, whole genome shotgun sequence genome includes a window with the following:
- the LOC109014452 gene encoding probable copper-transporting ATPase HMA5 produces the protein MATKLLALACIGRESHGNLSPRPHYPSMPNYPKGLSVQESSVELGSEAKAVFSVMGMTCSACAGSVEKAIKRLPGIREAVIDVLNNKAQVLFYPSFVNVETIRETIEDVGFETKLIEDGIYDRSTQVCRIRINGMTCTSCTSTIESALQAIRGVQMVQVALATKEAEIHYDPKIVSYNQLVKTIEDTGYEAMLISSGEDMSKIDLKIDGVHTDHSMRAIKESLQALPGVQDVNMSLKDNKISLSYKPEMTGPRTFINEIESTGSRSFKASIYPKGGGGRETHREEEIRQYYRSFLWSLVFTIPVFLTSMVFMYIPGIKRGFDTEVVNMLTVGMFLRWVLSTPVQFIIGRRFYTGSYKALRHGSANMDVLIALGTNAAYIYSVYSVLRAATSKDFKGTDFFETSAMLISFILLGKYLEVLAKGKTSEAIAKLVDLAPETATLLTLDDEGNVMSEEEIDSQLIQKNDVIKVIPGAKVASDGFVIWGQSHVNESMITGEARPVAKRKGDTVIGGTLNVNGVLRIKATRVGSESALSQIVRLVESAQLAKAPVQKFADHISKYFVPLVIIFSFSTWLAWFLAGKFHWYPESWIPFSMDDFELALQFGISVMVIACPCALGLATPTAVMVGTGVGATQGVLIKGGQALESAHKVNCIVFDKTGTLTVGKPVVIDKRLLTSMAVQDFNELIAATEVNSEHPLAKAIVEYAKKFREDGENLAWPEAQDFISITGHGVKAIVRNKEIIIGNKSLMLDHNITIPLDAEDILAEAEGKAQTSILVSIDREVVGVLAISDPLKPGAEEAISILSTMKIRSIMVTGDNWGTANSIANEVGIKTVVAEAKPEQKAEKVKELQALGYTVAMVGDGINDSPALVAADVGMAIGAGTDIAIEAADIVLMKSNLEDVITAIDLSRRTFFHIRLNYFWALGYNVIGIPIAAGILFPSTRFRLPPWIAGAAMAASSVSVVCCSLLLKYYRRPKKLDKLEMRGIKIE, from the exons GTGGAGACCATTCGTGAGACTATTGAGGATGTTGGATTTGAAACCAAATTAATTGAAGATGGGATATATGATAGATCCACTCAAGTATGCCGAATACGCATAAATGGAATGACTTGCACATCCTGCACCTCAACTATTGAATCAGCTTTGCAAGCAATTCGTGGTGTACAGATGGTACAGGTGGCCTTAGCAACTAAAGAAGCAGAGATTCATTATGATCCAAAGATTGTGAGCTACAACCAATTAGTGAAAACCATAGAAGATACTGGATATGAAGCCATGCTTATTAGTTCAGGCGAAGACATGAGCAAGATAGATCTCAAAATTGATGGTGTACATACTGATCATTCCATGAGAGCGATCAAAGAGTCTCTACAAGCACTTCCAGGAGTTCAAGATGTAAATATGTCTTTGAAAGACAACAAAATATCCCTTTCTTACAAACCAGAAATGACAGGACCCAGAACTTTCATTAATGAGATTGAGTCAACTGGGTCAAGAAGTTTCAAGGCTAGCATATATCccaaaggaggaggaggaagagaaactcATAGAGAGGAGGAAATTAGGCAATATTATAGATCCTTTTTGTGGAGTTTGGTTTTTACAATTCCTGTATTTTTAACCTCCATGGTTTTTATGTATATACCTGGAATTAAGCGTGGATTTGATACTGAAGTAGTCAATATGCTCACTGTTGGTATGTTTTTGAGGTGGGTGCTATCAACTCCAGTTCAATTCATCATAGGTCGGCGATTCTACACTGGATCCTACAAGGCATTGCGCCATGGTTCTGCTAACATGGATGTTTTAATCGCTTTAGGAACAAATGCTGCCTACATTTATTCAGTCTACTCTGTGTTGAGAGCTGCTACCTCAAAAGATTTTAAAGGTACAGATTTCTTTGAGACCAGTGCAATGCTTATCTCATTTATTCTACTTGGGAAGTATTTAGAGGTTTTGGCTAAGGGAAAGACATCAGAGGCCATTGCTAAACTTGTGGATTTGGCACCTGAGACAGCAACATTGTTAACCTTAGATGACGAAGGAAATGTCATGAGTGAAGAAGAGATCGACAGTCAGTTGATACAAAAGAATGATGTGATTAAAGTTATTCCTGGAGCAAAAGTGGCTTCAGACGGTTTTGTGATATGGGGTCAAAGCCATGTAAATGAGAGTATGATAACAGGAGAAGCACGGCCAGTGgcaaagagaaagggagataCAGTGATTGGAGGCACTCTGAATGTGAATGGGGTGTTGCGCATAAAAGCAACACGGGTAGGATCAGAGAGTGCTCTTTCTCAGATTGTTCGACTTGTTGAGTCAGCCCAGTTGGCCAAAGCTCCTGTTCAGAAGTTTGCCGATCACATTTCTAAATACTTCGTGCCCCTG GtcatcatattttctttttcaacttgGCTTGCCTGGTTTTTAGCTGGGAAGTTCCATTGGTACCCAGAATCTTGGATTCCATTTTCCATGGATGACTTTGAGCTTGCGCTCCAGTTTGGGATATCTGTAATGGTTATAGCCTGCCCTTGTGCTCTAGGACTGGCAACACCCACTGCTGTTATGGTTGGCACTGGAGTTGGTGCAACGCAAGGTGTACTTATCAAAGGGGGACAAGCATTAGAAAGTGCACATAAG GTAAACTGCATTGTATTTGACAAGACTGGAACTCTCACAGTTGGAAAGCCTGTCGTCATTGACAAAAGACTGTTAACAAGCATGGCAGTTCAAGATTTCAATGAACTTATTGCTGCAACTGAA GTGAACAGTGAGCACCCACTAGCGAAGGCCATTGTTGAGTATGCCAAGAAATTCAGAGAAGATGGAGAGAACCTAGCCTGGCCAGAAGCTCAAGACTTCATTTCCATTACTGGACATGGGGTGAAGGCCATTGTCCGGAACAAGGAAATCATCATAGGCAACAAGAGCTTAATGTTGGACCACAACATCACCATTCCATTGGATGCTGAAGATATACTAGCAGAAGCTGAAGGGAAAGCCCAAACTAGCATTCTAGTATCCATTGATCGTGAAGTGGTAGGAGTTTTAGCCATATCTGATCCACTGAAACCAGGTGCAGAAGAAGCCATTTCGATTCTGAGTACTATGAAAATCAGGAGCATCATGGTGACAGGTGACAATTGGGGAACTGCCAATTCCATTGCCAACGAAGTTGGAATTAAAACTGTTGTTGCAGAAGCCAAACCTGAGCAGAAAGCAGAGAAAGTTAAGGAATTGCAG GCTTTAGGCTACACAGTCGCAATGGTGGGGGATGGCATCAATGACTCACCAGCACTCGTGGCAGCGGATGTTGGAATGGCGATTGGTGCTGGCACAGACATTGCTATTGAGGCAGCAGACATTGTTCTCATGAAGAGCAACTTGGAGGATGTGATAACAGCCATTGACCTTTCCAGGAGAACCTTCTTCCATATTCGATTGAATTACTTCTGGGCTTTGGGATATAACGTAATTGGCATCCCAATTGCAGCCGGCATCCTTTTCCCATCCACTAGATTCCGATTACCACCATGGATTGCTGGAGCTGCAATGGCTGCCTCTTCTGTCAGTGTTGTCTGCTGTTCACTGCTGTTGAAATATTACAGGAGACCCAAGAAGCTTGACAAACTTGAGATGCGCGGAATAAAGATTGAGTGA